Proteins encoded by one window of Vigna radiata var. radiata cultivar VC1973A chromosome 5, Vradiata_ver6, whole genome shotgun sequence:
- the LOC106761597 gene encoding EPIDERMAL PATTERNING FACTOR-like protein 2 isoform X2, whose protein sequence is MGLTQVCVSCHNYRQTLLCLILFAILFTAKARARAVSSSLIEPAEKDMKKPEPMMMEKSQIGSRPPKCERRCSTCEHCEAVQVPVAPQIQTHRSHYSPAKATTLVSYSSRGDDLSNYKPMSWKCKCGDYLFNP, encoded by the exons ATGGGGTTAACTCAAGTCTGTGTCTCCTGCCACAACTATAGACAAACTCTCCTATGCCTCATTCTCTTTGCTATTCTATTCACGGCCAAAG CAAGAGCAAGAGCAGTTTCTTCCAGTCTTATAGAACCTGCTGAG AAGGACATGAAAAAGCCGGAACCGATGATGATGGAAAAATCTCAGATAGGTTCTAGGCCTCCCAAGTGTGAAAGAAGATGCAGTACTTGTGAGCACTGTGAAGCAGTTCAAGTACCTGTTGCACCTCAAATTCAAACTCATAGAAGTCATTATTCACCAGCAAAAGCAACCACGCTTGTTTCTTACTCATCAAGAGGTGATGACCTTTCAAATTACAAACCAATGAGTTGGAAATGCAAGTGTGGGGATTACCTTTTCAATCCATGA
- the LOC106761597 gene encoding EPIDERMAL PATTERNING FACTOR-like protein 2 isoform X1: MTEVGFLRLIERGTVCVCWSGKSLSPDEKMGLTQVCVSCHNYRQTLLCLILFAILFTAKARARAVSSSLIEPAEKDMKKPEPMMMEKSQIGSRPPKCERRCSTCEHCEAVQVPVAPQIQTHRSHYSPAKATTLVSYSSRGDDLSNYKPMSWKCKCGDYLFNP, encoded by the exons ATGACAGAAGTTGGATTTTTGAGGCTCATTGAACGAGGAACCGTGTGTGTGTGTTGGAGTGGTAAG TCTCTTTCCCCTGATGAGAAGATGGGGTTAACTCAAGTCTGTGTCTCCTGCCACAACTATAGACAAACTCTCCTATGCCTCATTCTCTTTGCTATTCTATTCACGGCCAAAG CAAGAGCAAGAGCAGTTTCTTCCAGTCTTATAGAACCTGCTGAG AAGGACATGAAAAAGCCGGAACCGATGATGATGGAAAAATCTCAGATAGGTTCTAGGCCTCCCAAGTGTGAAAGAAGATGCAGTACTTGTGAGCACTGTGAAGCAGTTCAAGTACCTGTTGCACCTCAAATTCAAACTCATAGAAGTCATTATTCACCAGCAAAAGCAACCACGCTTGTTTCTTACTCATCAAGAGGTGATGACCTTTCAAATTACAAACCAATGAGTTGGAAATGCAAGTGTGGGGATTACCTTTTCAATCCATGA
- the LOC106759946 gene encoding putative lipase YDR444W has protein sequence MDSEAAPQLEEIKQEGVGGGTKKKKKSKKSSFFPRFGCFRIEHDVSGGGFDIEVVDESGQRPTPTHLIIMVNGLVGSAQNWKFAAKQLLKRFPEDAVVHCSERNSSMLTFDGVDVMGDRLAEEVISVIKRHPSVQKISFVGHSLGGLIARYAIARLYGRDISLELSVGNGHCESHVSDQECHDRKYEGKIAGLEPINFITSATPHLGSRGHKQVPMFCGFYSLEKAVSRVAGVFGKTGKHLFLTDSDNGKPPLLLQMVRDSEDIKFLSALRSFKRRIAYANVRYDQLVGWSTSSLRRRKELPKRRHLSRHEKYPHIVNVETAKSSCVAEEVPAESKLSSESSKLDSEEEMIRSLTAMSWDRIDVSFSGSRQKYLAHSTIQVNTYCINSDGADVIQHMVDSFQI, from the exons ATGGATTCAGAAGCAGCACCCCAGCTTGAAGAAATAAAGCAAGAGGGTGTCGGTGGAGGgaccaagaagaagaagaagagcaaaAAGAGTTCTTTTTTTCCCAGGTTTGGTTGTTTCAGAATAGAACATGATGTTTCGGGGGGAGGTTTTGATattgaggttgttgatgagtcTGGTCAGCGTCCCACCCCCACCCACTTGATCATAATGGTTAATGGTCTCGTTGGCAG CGCTCAGAATTGGAAATTTGCCGCAAAGCAGCTTCTGAAAAGGTTTCCAGAAGATGCTGTTGTACATT GCAGTGAACGCAATTCTTCGATGTTGACCTTTGATGGGGTTGATGTAATGGGAGATAGACTAGCCGAGGAG GTTATATCAGTTATAAAACGTCACCCAAGTGTTCAGAAAATTTCATTTGTAGGTCACTCTTTAGGAGGCTTGATAGCAAGATATGCAATAGCCCGGCTTTATGGGAGAGACATATCTCTTGAACTTTCTGTGGGGAATGGACATTGTGAAAGCCATGTTTCAGATCAAGAATGTCATGATAGAAAATATGAAGGAAAAATTGCAGGACTAGAGCCCATAAATTTCATTACATCTGCAACGCCACACCTTGGTTCTAGAGGTCATAAACAG GTTCCTATGTTCTGTGGATTTTACTCTCTGGAGAAAGCAGTGTCTCGTGTTGCTGGGGTTTTTGGTAAAACGGGAAAACATCTATTTTTAACAGATAGTGACAATGGGAAACCTCCTCTTCTTCTCCAAATGGTTCGTGATTCCGAAGACATTAAATTCTT GTCTGCTTTACGGTCCTTCAAACGCCGCATTGCCTATGCAAATGTTCGTTATGATC AGCTAGTTGGATGGAGTACATCATCTCTCAGACGTAGAAAGGAACTCCCTAAG CGCCGGCATCTTTCAAGACATGAAAAGTACCCTCATATTGTAAATGTAGAGACAGCAAAATCTAGTTGTGTCGCTGAGGAAGTTCCTGCTGAATCCAAACTGAGTAGTGAATCCAGTAAACTTGATTCAGAAG AGGAAATGATCAGAAGCTTGACAGCAATGAGCTGGGACAGAATTGATGTCAGCTTCAGTGGCAGTAGGCAGAAATATCTGGCACATAGCACCATTCAG GTGAATACTTACTGCATCAATTCCGATGGAGCAGACGTGATTCAACATATGGTTGACAGTTTTCAGATATAG